A region of Nitrospinota bacterium DNA encodes the following proteins:
- a CDS encoding CBS domain-containing protein — protein sequence MIIVTTHQNADFDCVASMAAALKLYPDAFVFFPGAQEKNVRDFLAHADYHLPILRHKNLDLKQVKVVVMVDAAGRVKLGPLDELAERDDVEFHIYDHHPFSKPDLPNMRPTILERGSTTTIMVEILRKRGISVTPMEATLLMLGIYEDTGSLSFPSTRFEDYEAAGWLLKQGADLNMVSDYMRRELTAEQVDTLNNLLKNLEARRIGGQAVAVAAASVERHIGDIAALAHKIMDIESVNSLFILVQMEGRIHLVARSRVKEINAGAVAGYLGGGGHPTAASATIKDLTIHQAAEKVWEAVRDAMAQANFASDMMVERVITVKSGDSIEEAGKLMTRYDINGMPVMDHKRVAGLITRQIVEKAIHHGMASHPVEELMITEFATVHPDTPAHVVEDIMLGSRQKQAPVVDRESGALVGLLCRGQVLGRLYGEAVSNRVYATGVARAQPAMRDVSGLLRDRMPAPLARLLNVIADVANKNNYVAYLAGGCVRDLLLRIPNMDMDVVVEGDGADFAKKLAARLLGRARIHEKFKTAVVVTSDGLKIDVATARLEYYTHPAALPIVEMSAIRNDLYRRDFSINAMAIRLNGARPNMLLDFFGGQADLKDRVIRVLHNLSFVEDPTRAFRAVRFESRFGFSIGRQTLTLLKNAVRHELFNRLSGARLFSEIKAILNERRPVGAARRMKELGLLRFIHPSLTLTPESERVFDNVEDLLTWMALAFPRRPVRPWFARLLALLDGLEENHIMEMVTSFRPAAKVLKESMECRRFAKLAFDEPDLWKEPPPSTLHRIFGEQKEEALLYFAAKSKDSRVTNAVTRYIGEISGIKPLLNGEDIMAMGVAPSRRLGEALRDIYGAQLDGRLSSREDAVRMAKEILGLG from the coding sequence TTGATAATCGTCACCACCCACCAGAACGCCGATTTCGACTGCGTGGCATCCATGGCCGCCGCGCTGAAACTTTACCCGGACGCGTTCGTATTCTTCCCCGGAGCCCAGGAAAAAAACGTGCGCGACTTTCTGGCCCACGCCGATTACCACCTGCCCATACTGCGCCACAAGAACCTGGACTTGAAACAGGTTAAGGTTGTGGTAATGGTGGACGCCGCCGGGCGGGTGAAGCTGGGGCCATTGGATGAGCTGGCGGAGCGGGACGATGTGGAGTTCCACATTTATGACCATCACCCATTTTCAAAACCGGACCTGCCAAACATGCGCCCCACCATCCTTGAGCGGGGCTCCACCACCACCATCATGGTGGAGATTCTCCGGAAAAGGGGCATATCAGTAACCCCCATGGAAGCCACCCTGCTGATGCTGGGGATATACGAGGACACCGGTTCCTTAAGTTTCCCCTCCACCCGGTTTGAGGATTACGAGGCCGCAGGGTGGTTGTTGAAACAGGGGGCGGACCTGAACATGGTGTCCGACTACATGCGGCGCGAGCTTACCGCCGAGCAGGTGGACACGCTAAACAACCTTTTGAAGAACCTGGAGGCCCGGCGCATAGGCGGCCAGGCTGTGGCTGTGGCCGCCGCCAGCGTGGAACGGCACATCGGCGACATCGCCGCGCTGGCCCACAAGATAATGGACATAGAGAGCGTAAACTCCCTCTTCATCCTCGTTCAAATGGAGGGGCGCATACACCTGGTGGCCCGGAGCAGGGTGAAAGAGATTAACGCAGGGGCCGTGGCCGGGTATCTGGGCGGCGGGGGGCATCCCACGGCGGCGTCGGCCACTATTAAGGACCTCACAATCCACCAGGCGGCGGAAAAGGTTTGGGAAGCCGTCCGGGACGCCATGGCGCAGGCCAACTTCGCGTCGGACATGATGGTGGAGCGGGTGATAACCGTAAAAAGCGGCGACTCCATAGAGGAAGCCGGGAAACTGATGACCCGGTACGACATTAACGGGATGCCGGTGATGGACCACAAGCGGGTGGCGGGGCTAATAACGAGACAAATCGTTGAGAAGGCCATCCACCATGGCATGGCGTCGCATCCGGTGGAAGAGCTGATGATAACCGAGTTCGCCACCGTGCATCCGGACACCCCCGCCCACGTGGTGGAAGACATCATGCTGGGTAGCCGTCAGAAACAGGCCCCGGTTGTGGACAGGGAGAGCGGGGCGCTGGTGGGGCTGTTATGCCGCGGGCAGGTGCTGGGCAGGCTGTACGGCGAGGCGGTGAGCAACAGGGTTTACGCCACCGGGGTGGCCCGGGCGCAACCGGCCATGCGCGACGTGAGCGGCCTTTTAAGAGACAGGATGCCAGCGCCCCTGGCGCGGCTGTTGAACGTCATCGCCGATGTGGCCAACAAGAACAACTATGTGGCCTACCTTGCCGGGGGATGCGTGAGGGACCTGTTGTTGAGAATCCCCAATATGGACATGGACGTGGTGGTGGAAGGGGACGGCGCTGATTTCGCCAAGAAACTGGCCGCAAGGCTTTTGGGCCGTGCCCGGATCCATGAAAAGTTCAAGACCGCCGTGGTGGTCACCAGCGACGGATTGAAGATAGATGTGGCCACCGCCAGGCTGGAATATTACACCCATCCGGCGGCGCTTCCAATAGTGGAGATGAGCGCCATAAGGAACGACCTGTACCGGCGCGACTTCTCCATAAACGCCATGGCCATCAGGCTGAACGGCGCAAGGCCCAACATGTTGCTGGATTTTTTCGGCGGCCAGGCGGACTTGAAAGACAGGGTCATCCGCGTGCTCCACAATCTGAGTTTCGTGGAAGACCCCACCCGGGCCTTCCGCGCCGTGCGGTTCGAGAGCCGGTTCGGGTTCTCCATCGGCAGGCAAACCCTCACTCTGCTAAAAAACGCCGTGCGGCACGAGCTTTTTAACAGGCTTTCGGGGGCCAGGCTGTTCTCCGAGATTAAGGCCATACTCAACGAGCGGCGCCCGGTGGGGGCGGCCCGGCGGATGAAAGAGCTTGGCCTGCTCCGTTTCATCCATCCATCCCTTACCCTAACTCCGGAATCTGAAAGGGTTTTCGACAATGTAGAAGACCTGCTCACCTGGATGGCCCTGGCGTTTCCCCGCAGGCCGGTGAGGCCTTGGTTCGCCCGGCTCCTGGCCCTGCTGGACGGGCTGGAGGAAAACCACATAATGGAGATGGTGACCAGTTTCAGGCCCGCCGCCAAGGTGTTGAAAGAGTCCATGGAGTGCCGCAGGTTCGCAAAACTCGCCTTTGACGAGCCAGACCTGTGGAAAGAGCCGCCGCCATCCACCCTCCACCGGATTTTCGGAGAGCAGAAAGAGGAGGCGTTACTGTATTTCGCGGCCAAATCCAAAGACAGCCGGGTCACTAACGCGGTCACCAGGTACATAGGGGAAATTTCCGGCATTAAACCCTTGCTTAACGGGGAAGACATTATGGCTATGGGAGTGGCGCCGTCGCGGCGGCTGGGCGAGGCGTTAAGGGATATTTACGGGGCCCAGCTGGATGGCAGGCTGTCTTCGCGGGAAGATGCCGTAAGAATGGCCAAAGAGATTTTAGGGCTTGGTTGA
- a CDS encoding ATP-grasp domain-containing protein codes for MAGDFNILVTAASRRVAMIRGFKRAMSALGVSGQIQVTDSDRLSPGLRFADKFHIVPLSTSRDYIPTILDICRKEGIGMVVPTIDEELPAFGRRKKDFSDAGVIPLVCDEKVGRICTDKYNTSLFFSENGFPFAHTILPDQLDYSKVSYPLFIKPRMGRGSIGAHQVRNETELRFFVNYVKDPVVQNYLSGEEFTVDVLAGLDGRILSIVPRERIVIRSGVSDRGRTRNNSAIINLCKEICEKLKICGPVNMQCKSDNGNITFFEINPRFSGAIQLTVAAGADFFQMIIREALGERPEPAIGQFKDNFLMMSYEESLFEANGFKKISEQKAEPVLPGPSSTKP; via the coding sequence ATGGCTGGCGATTTTAACATTCTTGTCACAGCCGCCTCACGCCGGGTGGCAATGATCCGGGGATTCAAACGGGCGATGTCGGCCCTTGGAGTGTCCGGCCAGATACAGGTGACCGATTCGGACCGGCTGTCCCCCGGCCTGCGATTCGCCGACAAGTTCCACATTGTCCCCCTTTCCACCTCCCGTGACTACATCCCCACGATACTGGACATCTGCCGCAAGGAGGGCATCGGCATGGTGGTGCCCACCATAGACGAGGAGCTTCCGGCCTTCGGCAGGCGCAAGAAGGATTTTTCCGACGCGGGCGTGATACCGCTGGTGTGCGACGAAAAGGTGGGGCGCATCTGTACCGACAAATACAACACCTCGCTATTTTTCAGCGAGAACGGTTTTCCCTTCGCCCACACCATATTGCCCGACCAGCTGGATTATTCAAAAGTGTCCTATCCCCTTTTCATCAAGCCGAGGATGGGCCGGGGCTCCATTGGCGCCCATCAGGTGCGCAACGAGACCGAACTGCGGTTTTTCGTGAATTATGTAAAGGATCCCGTGGTGCAAAATTACCTCTCCGGCGAGGAATTCACCGTGGACGTGCTGGCCGGGCTGGATGGAAGAATACTGTCAATAGTACCCCGGGAACGGATAGTCATCCGCTCCGGAGTGTCCGACCGGGGCAGGACAAGGAATAACAGCGCCATAATAAACCTGTGCAAGGAAATCTGCGAAAAGCTCAAAATCTGCGGCCCTGTAAACATGCAGTGCAAGTCGGACAACGGCAATATAACCTTTTTCGAGATCAACCCCAGGTTCTCCGGCGCAATCCAGCTTACGGTGGCCGCCGGGGCGGATTTTTTCCAGATGATAATCCGGGAAGCGTTGGGGGAAAGGCCCGAACCGGCCATCGGCCAGTTCAAGGACAACTTCCTGATGATGAGCTACGAGGAGAGCCTTTTCGAGGCCAACGGGTTCAAGAAGATAAGCGAGCAAAAAGCCGAACCCGTTTTGCCGGGGCCTTCTTCAACCAAGCCCTAA
- a CDS encoding NYN domain-containing protein has translation MANLIYQKVGIFIDAENVELSGYNIFGGRTNYAMLIEEMGNREVTRIIYYKPIHKTISEEFKKFWTGLGGEIKQPIKNADAWLTIDAVTLSEKLDVVILVGGDKDYMPLIWYLKNRGCKVEVWSYPETASDMIKDAADLFVPLDERFTIHDKPQGRGGRQAKRAV, from the coding sequence ATGGCCAATTTAATTTATCAGAAGGTCGGGATTTTCATAGACGCCGAGAACGTGGAGCTTTCGGGCTACAACATATTCGGCGGAAGGACCAACTATGCCATGCTCATAGAGGAAATGGGGAATAGGGAAGTCACCCGCATCATCTATTACAAACCCATCCATAAAACCATCAGCGAGGAGTTTAAAAAGTTCTGGACAGGACTGGGCGGCGAGATAAAACAGCCAATCAAGAACGCCGACGCCTGGCTGACCATAGACGCCGTCACCCTTTCGGAAAAGCTGGACGTGGTGATTCTGGTGGGTGGCGACAAGGACTACATGCCGCTGATATGGTACCTGAAGAACCGCGGGTGCAAGGTGGAGGTGTGGAGCTATCCGGAGACCGCGTCGGACATGATAAAAGACGCGGCGGACCTTTTCGTGCCGCTGGACGAGCGGTTCACCATCCACGACAAGCCCCAGGGCCGGGGCGGACGCCAGGCGAAACGGGCGGTTTAA
- a CDS encoding heme-binding domain-containing protein, whose protein sequence is MRKFNGCLAALAVSAILLFPAPSVYAHGGERHEAAPPAQASIPSGRERLAVINERYIKEVKPIFKRHCFDCHSKMTVYPWYYAIPGAGWLIDRDIRKAREHMDMSADFPFKSHSTPLKDLEAIEKAMNEGTMPPWRYRIMHTDAPLGDTEKAITLRWAAESRKLLTAAP, encoded by the coding sequence GTGAGGAAATTTAACGGCTGTCTGGCGGCCTTGGCGGTTTCCGCCATTCTCCTTTTCCCGGCGCCGTCAGTTTACGCTCATGGCGGAGAACGTCATGAAGCGGCCCCTCCCGCGCAAGCTTCCATCCCAAGCGGCCGGGAACGCCTTGCGGTGATCAACGAGCGCTACATCAAGGAAGTGAAGCCGATCTTCAAAAGGCATTGCTTCGATTGCCACTCCAAGATGACGGTTTACCCCTGGTACTACGCAATTCCCGGCGCCGGCTGGCTTATAGACCGTGATATCCGCAAGGCGCGCGAGCATATGGACATGAGCGCCGATTTTCCGTTCAAGAGCCACTCCACCCCGCTGAAGGATCTGGAGGCGATAGAGAAGGCTATGAACGAGGGGACTATGCCGCCGTGGCGCTACCGGATCATGCACACCGACGCGCCATTGGGCGATACGGAAAAGGCGATAACGCTCCGCTGGGCCGCCGAAAGCAGGAAGCTCCTTACCGCCGCCCCCTGA
- a CDS encoding PAS domain S-box protein produces MGIHIKTLIVDDNPADSALLTRYLADSQVGSIEAMAVATGDEALESIKGGDPDVVFLDYLLGGETGIDVMRRLKQAGSRAAFILLTGMGGERAAVEALREGAHDYITKYELNQEILDHAILHVADLKTAEQERARLNTAIEQAAEMIIITDADGIIQYVNPAFEKITGYSRNDIIGQNPRIMKSGYHDKAFYDEMWRTILSGGTWRSRFINKKKDGTLYEEDATISPVFGREGEIANFVAVKRDITHEATLIKAKEYFTSITSHELRTPLTMLGLVRIFLNSLDDEIPAKDKVGQIRTVLDESCARLERIATATALLSEMSLTSPKDPKENALLYFELISSVQMAGHMIEKDQRRLSLGLEMAGLPKEIRVRGEGVMIRKVIDELISNAIKYTPDSKKITVRSFMRGDWAIVEITDEGIGLPAGKVTEIFEPYFSLEDARHHSSGRYKYLGGGIGLGLTIARMITEHYGGTINIDSSGENRGTKVTLAYPLSAGQ; encoded by the coding sequence TTGGGTATCCACATTAAGACGCTGATAGTGGACGACAACCCCGCGGACTCGGCCCTGCTGACAAGATACCTTGCGGATTCCCAGGTTGGCTCCATCGAAGCCATGGCCGTGGCTACCGGAGATGAGGCGTTGGAATCCATCAAGGGAGGGGATCCGGATGTGGTGTTCCTGGACTACCTTCTTGGCGGCGAAACCGGGATAGACGTGATGCGCCGCCTGAAGCAGGCCGGAAGCCGCGCGGCGTTCATATTGCTCACGGGCATGGGGGGTGAGCGGGCCGCGGTGGAGGCGCTGAGGGAGGGCGCCCACGACTACATCACAAAATACGAGCTGAACCAGGAAATACTGGACCACGCCATTTTGCACGTGGCCGACCTTAAAACGGCCGAGCAGGAACGGGCCAGGCTGAACACCGCCATAGAGCAGGCGGCGGAAATGATAATCATCACCGACGCCGATGGCATAATCCAATACGTAAACCCGGCGTTCGAAAAAATAACCGGCTATTCCCGGAACGATATAATCGGCCAGAATCCCCGGATAATGAAAAGCGGTTATCACGACAAGGCCTTCTATGACGAGATGTGGAGGACAATCCTGAGCGGGGGAACCTGGCGCTCCAGGTTCATAAACAAGAAGAAGGACGGGACTTTATACGAGGAGGACGCCACCATCTCCCCGGTTTTCGGGCGGGAGGGGGAAATCGCCAATTTCGTGGCCGTCAAGAGGGACATAACCCATGAGGCCACCCTGATAAAAGCCAAGGAATATTTCACCTCCATCACATCACACGAGCTTCGCACGCCGCTGACCATGCTGGGGCTGGTGCGGATATTCCTGAACAGCCTGGACGACGAGATCCCGGCTAAAGACAAGGTGGGCCAGATAAGGACCGTGCTGGACGAGTCTTGCGCCCGGCTTGAAAGAATCGCCACCGCCACGGCCCTGCTTTCGGAAATGAGCCTGACCAGCCCCAAAGACCCGAAAGAAAACGCCCTCCTGTATTTCGAGCTTATCTCCAGCGTGCAGATGGCCGGACACATGATCGAAAAGGACCAGCGGCGGCTTTCCCTGGGGCTTGAAATGGCGGGCCTGCCCAAGGAAATCCGGGTGCGGGGCGAAGGGGTGATGATCCGCAAGGTGATAGACGAACTCATCTCCAACGCCATAAAGTACACCCCCGACAGCAAAAAGATCACGGTGCGCTCTTTCATGCGGGGCGACTGGGCCATAGTGGAAATAACAGACGAGGGCATAGGCCTGCCCGCAGGAAAGGTTACCGAGATATTCGAGCCCTATTTCTCCCTGGAAGACGCGCGCCATCATTCCAGCGGGCGCTATAAATACCTGGGGGGCGGTATAGGGCTGGGGCTTACCATCGCCAGGATGATAACCGAACATTACGGCGGCACGATAAACATAGACAGTTCCGGTGAGAATCGCGGCACAAAGGTAACGCTGGCCTACCCGTTATCGGCGGGCCAATGA
- the ribD gene encoding bifunctional diaminohydroxyphosphoribosylaminopyrimidine deaminase/5-amino-6-(5-phosphoribosylamino)uracil reductase RibD, with protein sequence MKNEEQDEFWMGRALELAARGKGRTSPNPAVGAVIVKKGKIIGEGWHKKAGTAHAEVAAIESCKGSTKGSTLYVTLEPCNHHGKTPPCVDAILKAGISTVVIGAKDPSPKPGVKGTARLKKAGVEVRVGALEEDCQRMIEDFAKHSTTGLPFVTLKSAITLDGKIATKSGDSKWISCEKSRKLAHRMRNERDAVLVGAYTVIADDPQLTVRYGTPRRNPLRVVVDGSLRISPESFVVATAKKTPTLVAATMKAPSERVEAFTSSGVDVLTATERGGHVDLRWLMEELGRRNVMSVLLEGGGRLAGAAMELGLVDRVIFFVAMKIAGGDNCVVAGQGVNKMADAWHLKDVVINIVGDDLMVDALVDK encoded by the coding sequence ATGAAAAACGAAGAGCAAGACGAGTTTTGGATGGGCCGGGCGCTTGAACTGGCCGCCCGGGGTAAAGGCCGCACCTCGCCGAATCCGGCGGTTGGGGCGGTAATTGTCAAAAAGGGCAAGATAATAGGCGAGGGATGGCATAAGAAGGCCGGGACGGCCCATGCGGAAGTGGCGGCTATAGAATCATGCAAAGGCTCCACCAAGGGATCCACTTTGTATGTGACGCTGGAGCCATGCAACCATCACGGGAAAACCCCTCCCTGTGTGGACGCCATCCTGAAAGCCGGGATATCCACGGTGGTCATCGGGGCCAAAGACCCATCGCCAAAACCCGGCGTGAAGGGAACGGCCCGGTTGAAAAAAGCCGGTGTGGAGGTGCGGGTGGGGGCGCTTGAGGAAGACTGCCAGCGGATGATAGAGGATTTCGCGAAGCATTCCACCACGGGGCTTCCTTTCGTAACGCTAAAATCCGCCATTACGCTGGACGGGAAAATCGCCACCAAATCGGGCGACTCCAAATGGATAAGTTGCGAAAAGTCGCGAAAGCTTGCCCACCGAATGCGCAACGAGCGGGACGCGGTGCTGGTGGGGGCGTACACCGTTATCGCCGACGATCCCCAACTTACCGTCCGTTACGGAACCCCCCGCAGAAATCCTTTGAGGGTGGTGGTGGACGGGTCGTTGAGGATATCCCCGGAGTCCTTCGTGGTGGCCACCGCCAAAAAGACCCCAACCCTTGTGGCCGCCACAATGAAAGCCCCGTCTGAACGGGTGGAGGCTTTCACCAGTTCCGGGGTGGACGTGTTGACGGCTACTGAACGGGGCGGCCATGTGGATTTACGCTGGCTGATGGAAGAGTTGGGCAGGAGGAACGTGATGAGCGTCCTGCTGGAAGGGGGCGGCAGGCTGGCGGGAGCGGCCATGGAACTGGGGCTGGTGGACCGCGTCATTTTCTTTGTGGCCATGAAAATAGCCGGTGGCGACAATTGCGTGGTGGCCGGGCAGGGGGTAAATAAGATGGCCGACGCCTGGCATCTGAAAGACGTGGTTATAAACATAGTGGGCGACGACCTGATGGTGGACGCGCTGGTGGACAAATAA
- a CDS encoding riboflavin synthase, translating into MFTGIVAGTGRITSIIRRAEDFSLEVDAGGFVPEPVIGESVAVDGVCLTVTSARGQTLSFDVSVETLSRTSLGAAKPGNAVNLERAMRMGDRLGGHLVSGHVDAVGALVSASPSGQGYEVEVELPAEGMKYVIEKGSIAISGISLTVAQKKERSVTVAVIPHTWSATILPGLRPGGRVNIEYDMIGKYVENFMSAFHGAGKSGPSGGEISEEFLARHGFLK; encoded by the coding sequence ATGTTCACAGGCATAGTGGCAGGCACGGGCCGGATAACCTCCATAATTCGGCGGGCGGAAGATTTCAGCCTGGAGGTGGACGCGGGCGGGTTCGTGCCCGAACCTGTGATCGGCGAATCAGTGGCCGTGGACGGGGTTTGCCTGACCGTTACATCGGCCCGGGGGCAGACCCTGTCCTTCGACGTGTCGGTGGAGACTTTGAGCAGGACCTCCCTGGGCGCCGCCAAACCGGGAAACGCCGTTAACCTGGAACGGGCCATGCGCATGGGGGACCGGCTGGGTGGGCATCTTGTTTCCGGCCATGTGGACGCCGTGGGCGCGCTGGTTTCCGCTTCGCCCTCCGGGCAGGGCTACGAGGTGGAGGTGGAGCTTCCCGCCGAAGGGATGAAATACGTAATAGAAAAAGGCTCCATAGCCATATCGGGCATTAGCCTGACCGTGGCCCAAAAAAAGGAGCGTTCCGTGACCGTTGCGGTGATACCCCACACTTGGAGCGCAACGATACTTCCAGGCCTGCGGCCCGGGGGGCGGGTGAACATTGAATATGATATGATAGGAAAGTACGTGGAAAATTTTATGTCCGCCTTCCACGGCGCCGGAAAAAGCGGGCCCTCGGGCGGTGAAATAAGCGAGGAGTTCCTGGCCCGCCACGGGTTTTTAAAGTAG
- a CDS encoding bifunctional 3,4-dihydroxy-2-butanone-4-phosphate synthase/GTP cyclohydrolase II: protein MTDTSGSRKFNTVESAVEDLRQGRMIIMIDDEDRENEGDLVLAAEMVTPEAVNFMAKEGRGLICLAMTGQRCDELNLPLMVRDNTSSFGTGFTVSIEAKRGVTTGISAHDRYVTIKTAIDPKTGADDLARPGHVFPLRAREGGTLVRVGQTEGSVDMCKIAGLTPAAVICEIMKDDGQMARVPDLIEFAKKHDLKIITVKDIVEHRIRNEHFVQRAVETKLPTRHGMFRAIAYDNVINGEVILALVMGDITVGGPCLTRVHSQCLTGDVFGSERCDCGEQLDQAMSMIAKEGRGVLLYLFQEGRGIGLVNKLKAYALQDEGRDTVEANHHLGFKADLRDYGLGAQVLRDLGAHELRLITNNPRKIVGLDGYGLSVVERVPLLCEPKESNIRYLTVKQSKLGHLLDIKKIQDV, encoded by the coding sequence ATGACAGACACATCCGGTTCCAGAAAATTCAACACCGTCGAGTCCGCCGTTGAAGACCTGCGCCAGGGGCGCATGATCATCATGATAGACGACGAGGACAGGGAAAATGAGGGAGACCTGGTTTTGGCCGCGGAGATGGTAACGCCCGAGGCCGTCAACTTCATGGCCAAAGAGGGGCGTGGGCTTATATGCCTGGCCATGACAGGCCAGCGTTGCGACGAGCTTAACCTGCCTCTGATGGTGAGGGACAACACCTCTTCATTCGGTACGGGGTTCACCGTATCCATAGAGGCCAAACGTGGGGTAACCACGGGCATATCGGCCCATGACCGGTACGTGACAATAAAAACAGCGATAGACCCCAAGACCGGCGCGGACGACCTGGCCCGGCCGGGCCACGTGTTCCCCCTTCGCGCGCGGGAGGGCGGCACGCTGGTTCGCGTGGGGCAAACCGAGGGTTCGGTGGACATGTGCAAGATCGCGGGGCTTACCCCGGCGGCGGTTATATGCGAGATCATGAAAGACGACGGCCAGATGGCCCGCGTCCCAGACCTGATAGAGTTCGCCAAAAAGCACGACCTTAAAATAATCACCGTCAAGGACATCGTGGAACACCGCATCCGCAACGAGCATTTCGTGCAACGGGCTGTGGAGACGAAGCTTCCCACCCGGCATGGCATGTTCCGCGCCATCGCTTACGACAACGTGATAAACGGCGAGGTTATACTGGCGCTGGTCATGGGGGATATTACGGTTGGCGGCCCCTGCCTTACGAGGGTGCATTCACAGTGCCTCACCGGCGACGTGTTCGGCTCCGAACGGTGCGATTGCGGCGAACAGCTGGACCAGGCCATGAGCATGATAGCTAAAGAAGGGCGTGGCGTGCTGTTGTACCTCTTCCAGGAAGGGCGCGGCATAGGGCTTGTGAACAAGCTGAAGGCTTATGCCCTGCAGGACGAGGGAAGGGACACGGTGGAGGCCAACCATCATCTGGGCTTCAAGGCCGACCTGCGGGACTACGGCCTTGGCGCGCAGGTGCTACGGGACCTGGGCGCCCACGAGCTGAGGCTTATCACCAACAATCCCCGCAAGATAGTGGGGCTGGACGGGTACGGGCTTTCGGTGGTGGAGCGGGTGCCGTTGCTGTGCGAGCCCAAGGAGAGCAACATCCGTTATCTTACGGTGAAACAGTCCAAGCTGGGGCATCTGCTGGACATAAAGAAGATCCAGGACGTGTAG
- a CDS encoding 6,7-dimethyl-8-ribityllumazine synthase yields the protein MANTIEGVLEGSGLKIGVAVSRFNDFITGRLLEGALDCLVRHGVKDGDITVAKTPGAFELPLAVKKMAASGKYNAVIALGAVIRGATSHYQHISSEVTKGVAQAMLETGVPISFGVLTVETIEQGIERAGTKSGNKGFEAALSALEMASLLKKL from the coding sequence ATGGCTAACACAATCGAAGGCGTTCTTGAGGGTTCGGGGCTGAAAATAGGCGTAGCTGTCAGCAGGTTCAACGATTTCATCACCGGCAGGTTGCTGGAGGGGGCGTTGGACTGTTTGGTGCGGCACGGCGTGAAGGATGGGGACATCACCGTGGCCAAAACCCCGGGCGCTTTCGAGCTTCCCCTGGCCGTGAAGAAAATGGCCGCCTCGGGCAAATATAACGCAGTCATCGCCCTTGGGGCGGTCATCAGGGGCGCAACGTCCCATTATCAACACATCTCCTCCGAGGTTACCAAAGGCGTTGCCCAGGCCATGCTGGAAACGGGCGTGCCCATCTCCTTCGGCGTGCTGACGGTGGAAACCATCGAACAGGGTATCGAACGGGCCGGGACAAAATCCGGCAATAAAGGGTTCGAGGCGGCGCTTTCGGCCCTGGAGATGGCCAGCCTGTTGAAGAAGCTTTAG
- the nusB gene encoding transcription antitermination factor NusB — protein MGARHKSREAAVAILYQLDMVREKDPGKAVAEYFATENPESAQMEFVSSMVTGVVSRIDEIDAKIGPLLVNWEFARLGYMERAILRLGTYEILFDATIPGAVAVDEAVELAKDFCDADSAGFINGVLDKLAKEKQPSGS, from the coding sequence GTGGGCGCCCGTCACAAATCCCGCGAGGCGGCTGTCGCCATCCTGTACCAGCTGGACATGGTGCGGGAGAAGGATCCCGGCAAGGCCGTAGCGGAATATTTCGCCACCGAAAATCCTGAATCCGCCCAGATGGAGTTCGTAAGTTCCATGGTTACCGGCGTGGTCTCCCGGATTGATGAGATAGACGCGAAGATCGGGCCGTTGCTTGTGAACTGGGAGTTTGCCCGGTTAGGATATATGGAGCGGGCCATTCTTCGCCTGGGGACCTACGAAATATTGTTCGACGCCACCATCCCCGGCGCCGTAGCGGTGGACGAGGCGGTGGAACTGGCCAAAGATTTTTGCGACGCCGATTCGGCCGGTTTTATAAATGGTGTTCTCGACAAGCTAGCCAAAGAAAAACAGCCCTCGGGCTCCTGA